The Piliocolobus tephrosceles isolate RC106 chromosome 12, ASM277652v3, whole genome shotgun sequence genome includes the window TGGGGGTCGTGCCTGACCCTTTCGTGGGCCGCGAAGTGACCAGCGCCAAGGGCGACGACGCCTATCTCTACATCCTGCTCATCATGATCTTCTACGCCTGCTTGGCCGGAGGCCTCATCCTGGCCTACACCCGCTCCCGTAAGCTCGTCGAGGCCAAGGACGAGCCGTCCCAGGCTAGCGCCGAGCACGAATGGGCCCCAGGAGGCGCCCTGGCCGCCGACGCCGAGACTGCCGCGGGCTCCCCGGCCGAGGGCTGCCGCCAGCTTGCCCCCGGGGGGCTGCCTGCCCTAGCCCAGGGGGCTGAGCGGGTCTAAAACCACAGCCCCAGGTTGCTGGTTTGCGCCCTCCTCATCTCGCTCATCCCTGGGCGCGCCTCCCGCCTTTCACCCCCAACTCCCTTCCAGGGTTGGCCTCATCTGAGGCCCAAATAATGGTGAGAGGCCAGGAGACCTTGTCTGGAAGGCCCTGGAAGGAGAAGCACCACCTTACCCATTCGTGGCCAGTTTCTCCCTCTTCACCCCTGCGCCTCCACCCCTACCCCGCACATCCAACTGCACTAAACTGCCTCTGCTCTCTTGTCTTCAGACAGCCCTGAGAGCAGGCTCCGGCCCTCTGGGAACTGAATCTAACACGTCCAACACTTGGCATTGAACTGAAGCAATCCATTCTATCAGAACTCTGGGCCGTCTAACTGGCAGCTGCTCCAGGGGCTGCCAGGGACTGCTCACTCTGCAGAGCCAACGGGCTTGCCAGGCCGACTGCAGCAGCTCCAGCTTCCAGTTGCCTTAGggacagagacaaaggaaatgaagAGACCTCAGAcatcttttccctccctctctctttcagcAGGGAGCTAGCAGGACACTAGGAACAGTCTGTGGGATAGAATGAACTTAATGGGGGATGGAAGCCGGAGGAGTGCTCAACGGGGAGGGAAATGATCTATGACTGCAACTGTATGGTTTTCTCGCCTCCCCAGTTTTCATCCCAGTGGTAACTTGCCTGATTTCTGGTAGCTATGCCATCTTCTGCTGAGGGTTACCATTGCTGGGTGTATCACCCCCGTACTTCCAAATGCCTCTCTTCTATTGATTCAGTTGTTATTGCAGTGTCTGCTTCATCCGTGGAACTTGAGGCTCAGATGTCCCCTGCTCTGTAACCCTGGGGAATGTCAGAGGCAGGTAATAAAGGTTGTTTAAACAATAACGCAAGACTCTTCTCTCAAAGATTCCAGCCTTGAGACCCAGTACCATATGGAGAAGGaatcctttttcttttgcttttggaaATGAAGTTTGGATTTGGGGGTTGGGTGGTTGTGGTATTTGTATCTATATATCCAGTTCCAATTTGATAGGTGTGATTGTgggtgaagaaaatgtttatatggCTAAATGGGTTGTTTCTTCAAGTTTTTCAAAAGTTATACCTACTTTATCACTTAtccctccttttttcttatttctgaagcACTTTCAAAgatcacaatgcagtttttcaggATGCACTTTAAAAAAACCTCTAAGACCCATCACTTTCAGCTATTATCAAACCTAATGTTTAGAAGCCACCTtaataactgtttttgttttactttttttgagacagagtctctctgtgtcacccagggtggagtacagtggcacaatcaaggctcactgaagcctctgcctcctggattcaagtgattctcctgcctcagcctcccaagtagcctccttagtagctgggattacagatgtgccccaccacgcccagttaatttttgtatttttagtagagacgggggtttcaccatgttggccaggagggtctcgaactcctgacctcaagtgatccgcctgcctcggcttcccaaagttctgggattacaggcatgagccaccgcacccagccaataactTTTTTAAAGTGGCTTATTAAAAGACAAGGAAGCCACCAAATAGTGTAAATCTgaagtcaaagagaaaattctTGAACTGAGCAATCTTAACCAATGATGGGTAAAGTTAGAGGTATGTGTTGTACTCATCTATTCTCCTTGTCTCAAGAAGGTTGTCAGAAACTTCCCTGCTTACAGCTGAAATGCTTATATCTGATGATGGCTGTTTGGGCTTCATCAACCACAAATAAAATCACCTCTGAGAAGTAAGCCAATTTGCTTAAATATAGCTGGGTTCTCTGATAATGATAGCAGGACAAATATATTACCAGTCACTTAAATGCATTGATAACACACAAACCTCATTCAAGGCATTGGGTCTGACCTTCCAGCCCATCTAGCATTTTATTGGAACTATTAATAAGTTAAGTGAACTTACCTTTATTTCCAGGATTCACTCCTTGAAGCTATACTGGCCTTGCCCCATTGGCTCTTCTCCAGTCCTCGTTCCAGCCATAAGGTCACTCTTGAAGGTGAGGGCCAGGGATTGGGCAGGAGTCCAAGACGATgacagaaagagaagggaagctgTGTGAGCCATTTCAGCCAGGCAGGGAGgcctggggaggatgtggagggAGGGCAATGCAGCAAAGCTGAGGACATGTGACAGGGCAGTCTTCAGTCCTGTGTTCTAAGTAAAACAATGCCATTCATTTATCTGGCATAATGGGGACTcaaggttattaatttttaaaacttagatggagtcttgctctgtcgcccaggctggagtgcagtgtcgcgatcttggctcactgcaatctctgcctcccaggttcaagagatcctcttgcctcagctcccgagtagcagggCTACAGGctgcgccaccacactggctaattttatatatatatatatatattttagtagagatggggattcatcatgttggccaggttggcctcaaactcctgacctcaagtgatctgcccacctcagtctctcaatgtgttgggattacaggcgtgagccactgcgcccagcctcaaggTTATTTTGATAATGAAGCATAGTCACTGCTTCAGGTGTTGAAATTTGGTACACATTTGTACCATTTTCCCATAGACATGTAAAATAACATAttgccaaaaataaaagaagctggGGGCAGTTGGGACAGTGCCCATACTATATATTAATGTGCCAGCTGTGGAAAACAAATCCCATGGAAAATGttcctgcttttaaaaacattttaacctTTTTATGATGACTTAGGGTACCCATGAAGAACATGTAGTGAGAGTAGCTACAGAACCCTACTGGTGAGAAAAGTGATGTGGGCTGGGAAGAATGATTTAATTTACTTTCTAGTGGCTTTTTTCAAATACTCTCAGACTTTCAACTGTCTCCCAGATAATGAAGTTTTTCAGAAGTCTGGACACTCAACTTTCACCAGACAGTGGAGGTGTTAACAGCATTGAAGTGATCATATTGTGGTCAGCAAAAGatagggagaagaaagaagaactgGGTGCTGCTTGGCCAACCCCTGGTTTTGATCATGTATCCCTGAATAGCAATAGCTGACTATACAAGTTGGGAAAATGTTAGCTTTGTCCTTAATGTGATTTTAAAGATGTTAAACATTCTAATagaatgattatttttttttactccacGAAGCAGTCTATTTTTCCTCTCTGCATAACCGGATCCTCTTTCAATTCAGGTCCGATCttcacttcaaaataataatgaagcaAAAGACCTTTGCTTCCTTACTTGTAACTTGAGGCTTTCTACAAAGAAGAACTAGGAGAATGTTTTGAGTTTCAATGTCTGGAATTACTCATTGACAGTgcgaaaagaaatgaaagcttttcttctattACAGACACAATTCTGTGTTGTCAATTTTACTTTTCTAGAAGGATATAAGTggggtcttttgtttgtttgtagttACCATCTTCTCTTTTTCAATTTGTCATTGCTTTTGTAAACCCGAGGTCTGCACAAAACTTGTATCATCATCAACAATAAAAGGGTCTGGGCTGCTTTCCAAACAATCTTGCCTGCCAGCTAAAGCAAATACATCATGATGTGGAGAGAGCATAGGACCAGAAATCAGGAGAACTTGGGTCCAGCTCAGGCTTTTCCAATTAACCAGCTTTGTTTCTCAGAGTGAGCTGCTTAACCTCTCGGTGCCCCAGTGTCTACAGCTGTGGGGATTTGAGGATCAAGTGAGATAATATATGGGAAAAGGCTAGGAGAAGTGTAGAAGCTATAGAAGGTATTAAGTttatactttccttttctttctttggaggagTGCTCTTTGCACTTGGGTGGGGGtagtgggagaaagagaaaagtttcCATTATGTAGTTTCTACTGTTAATGCTCAAAGAAGAGGACTGCTGATACTTGGCCACTGGCTCCCACATTTTCAAGCTTATCTACCCCATTCTCAGGATCTTGGCTGACTAGGAAACTGCATAACTGTCTCACCATTCTATTCTACTCTCGTTTACCTGTAGGTCCATGgtgctctttaaaaaaagtatGACAGTAGCACTTTATTTACAATGCTCCACCAGGACTGGAGTCTAGACTTTTGAAGACAGGAGTCCTCAGGGATTGGTAGCGAGcataagagaaaagaatgaagggTAAGAATCAAGGGTGCTGGGCTTCATAAGGGAGGTAGGAGGAAGAGTGAACTAGAATGTTCTGTGAAGGTAAGAGAGTATGACTGAGGATCACCGAAGGTGAACAGATTAGATTGGTCAATAGTCAGCCTAGATGAACTTGACCTTTCCATCAAAAATGGCCTTGGGAGAAACTATTGGATGAGAAGTCACTTTTCAGCCCTTTTGTTCCTACTTGACATAACCTATAGGCTGTCCAGGAAGACAAATAATGTGGTTAAGCCAATTCCTCTTTCGGTGCTAGGCCTCACAGCATGGGACCAGGTGGCCTCAACTAGTCCCCCATCTGCTATGTTTTGAAAGAGGACAGAGTCATGGTCAAAGCTGTGGCCTGTGCCTCTTCCTCTGAAGAGAGTGCAGCCAGAGTAGACAGGGAAATACctcagatacatttttaaaattgtggtaaaatacacattatGTAATATTTGCCCACATagccatttttaaaagtgtactgCTCAGTAGTGTTAACTACATAGACATTGTTTTACCACAGTGCCATTTTCAGTCAGAGAAAAAGGAGAACACTTAAATTCCCTTAAATAGAAGTGGCATACTTAATCATTGCTTTAGATGGTACCCCTTCCATGGATATTCACATTTTATAACAGATCACTTAGGATAGTGTAAAGGTAAAACCCCAAGAAAGAAACTCCAGTTGTGGGGTTCAGTGGAATATGGAAGAAGATATACCTTGAAATGTTTACAGATGTCAGGCAGAGTACACAGGTGGATATGATGGACTTCCCACAGCTTCTCAAGTCACATTCTACTCTCACTGCCAGATGCTCTTGGAACCTGGGGGAGGATGGAGGTGGCCATGAATGACTGGATTGCAGTACAAACTCACTGGATTTCCACATACCTGACTCATAAGATGTCTATTCAAGAAAACACTTCAGGTCCCTAGAAGAACAGGGGATCTCCCCTTGGCTCTTTTTAGGATCTAACTGTGATCCAGTAGGGGCTACAGCTCCAGCAGGCCCAGCACAAGAAAGAATGGAGACAAAGGACTTGTTAATTTCAATCTTCCTCTTTTAGGACCACTTCTTTAGGGGCAATGTGATTAGGATCAGCTTCTGGAAAAACTATGGGATTGgtatttatctcatttttcccCTTCTTGTTCCGAGCTCACTCTTGCTCTCCCTAGGCCCATTATTCCCAAACTCTCTCTTTCCTACTGCTAGGATCTAATGATCTTATTCATTTATACCTAATCTGCAATTCATCTCAGCGATGAtgcaaagaatatatttttaatggtgGCTTTCAGACACTGAGTGAGGGAGAGGGGCATGAAAAAGGGCTTGTCCTAGGACACTCAAAATATGATATGGGTAAGGTAACTCTGGCAGTCACAACATTGTGATTAGCTTCTCAaggaaaggacttttttttttttttttctttatctccacTGCTTCTAAGGGATTTTGGAAGACTGCAACATTCAGCCTAGGAGGGCATCTTCATTTTCATGTGAGGCTCCTATTGTGGGGGATAAGATGGGGGTAGAGATGGGAGTAATTGGGGCAGATGGAAGGGGAGAGAAGGCCTTGCCCTGCTTCCCAGTTAGCCCTCTGTCCGCTGGAAGGCCACCTTAGCAAACACAACACCAAGAGGAATGGCTCAGGGGAATGAGGGAAGAAATACTAGGATGGGTCCCCTGAGGACTGTAAGAATGGAGTTGCCATCATTTTCCTGCAATCTACCTATAAGTCTATACTAAATCAAGGCCAAAGAGAAATGACAAGCCCTGCTTGGAGGTAGCTGCTCTGAAATCAGCTGGGTTAGTCTCCATCCTGTGTACCAAGTATCTGGCACTATCCCATGGAAGTGTGAGCCTCTCCTCTAGCAAGTCCTGGTGGCTGGTACGTTCAAGATCCCCCACCttcttattttttccatcttcCACTAAGGCAGAATACTGTGGTGCATAGGATGTAGGTGCTAGTGCCAGGCTGCATGGTTCCAACTCTACGGTTTTTCACTAACTGGGTGATGTCAAGAGAGTTACTTAACCTCCAAGCCTCCTTTCCCCCTCTGTAAAGTAGATGTGGTACCTACCTCCccagggttgctgtgaagattgaGAAGTTAACATAGTGCCTGGCCCAGGGGAAGGGTTTAGTAGCTACCATTCTGTACTTCCCTCTCATCTTGACTTCCAATGCCTCCACTACTATTGCTATTTTTAGGATGTTCTTCTTCTTCTGGCtccatttgtttcatttcttgtcAGCACACAAAATATATTAGGCTTGTTCACCTTAAAAACAACTCTCttgcccttcttcctcctccagctGTTGCCCTagtcctcttttccctttttgagTAAAACTCCTCAAATGAATGGTCTACACTCTGGCTCTGTTTCTCACCTTCCAATCTTGTCTCAATCCATTGCAATATGGTTTTCAGCTCCTCACACCAATGAAACTGCTTTGTCCTGGTCACCAATGACCTACATGTTGCCAAATCTAATGCCCAATTTTCAGTCTTTATTCTTTGTGACTATTTAGCAGCATTTAATGGAGTTGATGACTCTTGTTGAAATTCATCTTTTGACTTCCATAACACTTCAGTCTCCAGGATTATCTCTCTCTTCACTAgccctttttcttctcagtctcttttAATGGTGCCTTCTCATCTCCTCAACCTCTCAATGTTGAACTACCCATGACTTCATCCTGGGACCGTCTCTCTTCTCCGTTTTACTCTTTCTCCTTTGATGATGTCAACTAGTCTCAACATGAAAAATATTATCCTCACATATAAATACAATCTTTACAATTatgactcccaaatttatatagtttttatcCATTGAAACCCCTACTCTTCAGACTTGCATATTTGACTGCCTACGTAACATCTCTCCTTGGGTATCTAAACCTATCTCAAAGTTAACACGTCCAAATTAGAGTTTTTGAGTTACTTTCTCCCAAATTTGCTCTTCTAtgtgtgaaagaaaaaacaatccctgACATCTGGGAACTGATGTGACATTACATCTAGGTTTCACTCTTCTTAGAAGCTTGCCTGATGTTCACAGGTAGGCCATGTTATTTTCCTATTGGACATAAGCAATCTCACAGAACACCAGTACCAGATAAGTCCAATAGCAAGACAAGACATGTCTTTGTGACCATAATGAAGTAAGACAAAACAAGATCATTTCATCATGTTATATATGCACAGACAAACATAAGGTTAGCGTGAAACACAAAACACCAAACATCCTCCTTTCCTAGCTAATTTGAGTGAATACTATTGCTCTAGAAATTACACCTTTGGTCTTTCTGTGTAGTCTTTCCTGCTTCTAGATGAGACTTACTAAGGTACTTAATTATAGGATTATCCTTATTGATAGCATCCATTTTTGTAAACGGTACTACCACCAACCACCCATTTGCTTATGCCAAAACAGAAGTCAGATTGATTCTGCTCTTTCCCTCATCCTCCCACAGCCAATCTAGGAACCAAATTCTTTCCATTGTACCTTCAAAAGAAATTCTACATGTAACCACTTCTCAAGATCTCCACTTCT containing:
- the KCNE5 gene encoding potassium voltage-gated channel subfamily E regulatory beta subunit 5 — protein: MNCSESQRLRTLLSRLLLELHHRGNASGLGAGPGPSMGMGVVPDPFVGREVTSAKGDDAYLYILLIMIFYACLAGGLILAYTRSRKLVEAKDEPSQASAEHEWAPGGALAADAETAAGSPAEGCRQLAPGGLPALAQGAERV